A single Methanobrevibacter woesei DNA region contains:
- a CDS encoding ATP-binding cassette domain-containing protein: MLEARNITFSYDDGTEALNNVNLKVDKGDIVALLGKNGAGKSTLFLHFNGILRPDNGEIIIDGEKLKYDKKSLIKFRQKVGLVFQNPDDQIFAPSVEEDVAFGPLNLKLPMEEVQKRVHEALERVGMAGFEKKAPHHLSGGQKKRVAIAGILAMKPEIMVFDEPTAGLDPKGASKIINLLKELNEQGITIIISTHDVDLVPQYANRVYVLHEGEIIGDGTARDIFSNKVLIDKANLDLPIIANFFKKIESESDDISFNGKYPLTIEEGYETFLKLIK; encoded by the coding sequence ATGTTGGAAGCAAGAAATATTACTTTTTCTTATGATGATGGTACTGAAGCATTAAATAATGTTAATCTAAAAGTGGATAAAGGGGATATTGTAGCTTTACTTGGAAAAAATGGTGCAGGTAAATCAACTCTGTTTCTTCATTTTAATGGTATTTTAAGACCAGACAATGGTGAAATCATAATTGATGGGGAAAAGCTAAAATATGATAAAAAATCCTTAATAAAATTTAGACAGAAAGTAGGTCTTGTATTTCAAAATCCTGATGATCAGATATTTGCACCAAGTGTAGAGGAAGATGTTGCCTTTGGACCTTTAAATCTGAAACTGCCAATGGAAGAAGTGCAGAAAAGAGTTCATGAAGCACTTGAAAGAGTTGGAATGGCAGGATTTGAGAAAAAAGCACCACACCACCTTAGTGGAGGTCAGAAAAAAAGAGTAGCTATTGCAGGAATACTTGCAATGAAACCTGAAATCATGGTATTTGATGAACCTACAGCAGGTCTTGACCCTAAAGGTGCTTCTAAGATAATTAATCTTTTAAAGGAACTTAATGAGCAGGGAATTACAATTATAATATCTACTCATGATGTAGACTTAGTGCCTCAGTATGCTAATAGGGTATATGTCTTACATGAAGGGGAAATAATTGGTGATGGAACTGCTAGAGACATATTTTCAAATAAAGTGCTTATTGACAAAGCAAATCTTGATTTACCGATTATAGCTAATTTTTTCAAAAAAATCGAATCTGAATCTGATGATATATCATTTAATGGGAAGTATCCTTTAACAATTGAAGAAGGATATGAAACATTTTTAAAATTAATTAAATGA
- the ribC gene encoding riboflavin synthase, translating into MRIGICDTTFARFDMGGAAIDELKRNATDLKIIRETVPGVKDLPVTAKILIEEENCDIVMALGMPGPMEKDKMCAHEASTGLINAQLMTNTHILEVFVHEDEEDDPEELKKLAETRAREHAQNLIKMMYHPKAMRKEAGTGVREGKENVGPL; encoded by the coding sequence ATGAGAATTGGAATTTGTGACACTACTTTTGCTAGATTTGATATGGGTGGAGCAGCTATTGATGAATTAAAAAGAAATGCTACTGATTTAAAGATAATTAGGGAAACTGTACCTGGTGTTAAGGATTTACCAGTAACTGCTAAAATTCTCATTGAAGAGGAAAACTGTGATATTGTAATGGCATTGGGAATGCCTGGACCAATGGAAAAAGATAAAATGTGTGCTCATGAAGCATCAACTGGTCTTATTAATGCACAATTAATGACTAATACTCATATTCTAGAAGTTTTTGTCCATGAGGATGAAGAAGATGATCCAGAAGAGCTTAAAAAACTAGCTGAAACTAGGGCACGTGAACATGCGCAAAATCTTATTAAAATGATGTACCATCCAAAAGCTATGAGAAAAGAGGCAGGAACTGGCGTTCGTGAAGGAAAAGAAAATGTTGGTCCTCTTTAA